The genomic DNA GCATCGCTGAGTGGAAGGACAAAGGTAGTGCAGCTGGTATGCTACAGACTTCTTGTATGGGGAAATCTTCATGTGTTACTATAGCTCAGATGCTCATCAATCATTTACCATGCTTTGTTGTGTGAGACTTAGTTTCAAAATGGGATCAATTACTGCATAGTTGTACcttgtacttgtacatgtatgtggtatATTTGCTGTGAATCTTTATTCATTGAGTACATTGAGCACATTTCATGAGTAATATTCGCGAAATCAACAACTTGCCAAAACTATAACCTCCTGTAACACAAATGCACTGTTAATTATTTCCGAGGTAGGAAATTGCAAACTTGTCTTCAGAAAAGGGATAATAATTCTGTGTTATTCTGCCACTATGATTCTTGATTGTGAATTCATCCACTCTTAGAATTGCCTTGCAAGTCCCAATGCACAAAACATTTTACTTGTACTCACTAAAATTATAGCTTGTACAGTAGGTTGTACAGTGGGTTCAGGAGGGAAATTCATTAACTAAAATCTTGAATCTTTCAGCCATTCTTTTACAGATTTTTCATGGCCCTTGGTactatgaaaatgaatattaaaaaaaagagagaaggaaaaagagaggCTAAAATTATTGGTTTCCACAAACCAATTCACACATTTAGCCTGAGCTCATCATTCAGGCGGCCTAATTAAACAATTATACATGTCATTTCACAATAACCACGGAACAGACTCATTgattgtctccccccccccccccccataacctACTCAGCATAATATTTTCTATCTTTGTAATGGCAGACAGCTCAAAGAGACTAAACGGTGAGAATGCCCCTCCCGCATTGGCCCTGAAGATCCTGAGCATCTACCAGGATGAGTGGTCTGACATCTTCCCCAATGCACATGTGGTGGACGGTGGAGATGTCTTCTTTGTACTCAACAATGACAACCCATCTCAAGCTGAGGTAAGGAGCAAGAACTCCATCCTTTTAAAggagaaatccagtccaaatataagttactctggtaagaaagagtaaaatactaCCAAttcaacagtaaaattttgatcaaaatcgggtgaaaaataagaaagctATTTTtcgggaaacagttcttgaacggtcagtATGAACATGCAATTGACAAAGTGAGCATATCATCCCCTCAgaacttaccatatagtttgtacataaaattttgaaatttccagtttttcattcaaacgcaattatgtcCAAGGCTCAAATACTGGTATATCTAACTgttcactattctgaagttattcaaccacgaataacatcatgtttcagacttccatgacagaaatgttgcatttttgtcatttttttttttttttttttacacgatcaatggaaaattgtgaggttatgacatggttagctcactaatttgcacattcatatccactgtacaagaactgttttgcagaaattagcaaaacttcaaaatgccataacttccttatttttcatccgatttcagtccaATATTTTCCATTGAACACGTAAGATTTTacatcagactaacttatatttggattgGATTTCCCCTTAAAGATCTCCTGTCTGTTTAAGATTTTGTAGAGCCCAATGATACAACTGCTGTGTCTTTATTTCAGGCCGAATGGAGAGTTTCTGACatcttcatgaaatatgaataatttcTAATGGTATAGATTTATTCTAAAAATGTATATCTTTGATTGCAATTTGTATCCTATTCATCTGTAAGGGAATCGGCCTTGATAAGTCCTATATGGTCTTTTTCTGATTCCCACACATGCTAACTATAGCTGTTTGCATCATTCCTTTTGTTTCCTATGTAAATGTAATGTGCAATATGtccgtgtacatgtatttgtgggttttttttttaacttttcagCATGTGgaataaataaaattgaattgaattgaattgaatatgaaaACAGGCTATGCAGACCAACAAAATAGCAGCCACCAGAAAGCCATGACAGCAAAGCAGTGGACTGTCATTATAGCAAACTCTTTAGGGCCAGTAAAATCACTTTGTTCTTTTAAACATTATTATAGTCATTTTTGAAAGACAATTAAGACACATTGAAATTTTCATCTTCAGGGTATGAAAGCATagcttgtacatgtactttgtcaTACAAGTTTTTAATGTCAGTGTTCTCTGAGAGTGCATTCTTCATCAGTGACTTCATTTACAAGAATGACACGAGCCATGACCTAAAAGCACCGAATGCATCACTAAAACACAACCACAAATCACACAGAATGACCGAATACTCTCAGAGGCAATGAGAAACACGATAATCCTATCCTTGAAAGCTCTAAACTGTTACACACTCTTGTGCTGCTGCTTCTGCTGCTGCTCATTGTGTAGTCAGTAGGAATTCCAGATGCCAGCATATACTCTTAGAGATCCATGACTTCatacatttacaaaatatataagCTTTTCACTTACAATTGTACCTAGGTGACTTccgttataaaaaaaaaagtccttcctAAATCCAACCTTGCTGTAACAAGGTTCCACGGTATACATGTTTACAGATTTACCTACATATGGGCATTTGTTACAGAgttttgatttaaaaacaagaaaatttttgttttctgggacattccattataACAAGGTTCGTTTGTATATTGACTTGTGTTCAATCATTCACTTTCCAGTCAATGATATCATTTGTAAAACTTGTAGTAtgcttgtttgtgtattttatcTATTAGGGTTGAGGAGCTGATTATGGTACTAAACCAGACAAAAGgaattctcttctttttttttttttttaatgctgtgtggtaatttTAGCATAACATAACAATATAACATAATACAGTGTAACCTACATTGTAAAAATGGTCCATTATATAACAGAACcctctttaacccattgaggataggcagattttgctacaacacgcatttccctcagacacttgcccgagtgtactctggcctcgtcctcaacaggttaaacaaggtgattttgcaCGTCAAAACTcttgatatttctttgttttgcacCCTGATATACtgaaaaacacaatattttcgcagcatgGAATTTTCGAATTGCAGCCAACAGCCTTCTTCGCCGCATGAAATTtgcgcgagttgcctctaacattcaatgcgtatggTGTAGGCAAAAACTTtaatgtgcactttaatttcatgaatcttggctcttacgaaattcgcaaaattaaaatgcgcacgaacattcctcgttttacagttaGTGAGAAGTCTGCTATATAACAAGATAAATGCCATAGTCTTTAGGCCCTCATTTTATAAGGTTTGCCTGTCCCTTTTCCTTCGTGTCCTGGTGCAGGAAGAGAGAGCAGCCAACTACCCCCCAGACCTGGATAACAGGAATGACGGGACAGGAGATGTTTATGAGGTCATTGACCCACAGAGAGATGATGTGGTCAAGACAGAGGAAGGTGGAGATGACAGGTATGCCAGAATTTACATCATTGTACTCATGGCGGGAGAGAGGGCACATTATTCACGTACTTCAAATACCTTTCAGGCAATGTACACTCCCTGAATTACAGACACCTGGTGATGATCGAATCCATTTGTAGTGGAGTAAATAAGATGTTTCAAGTTTGCCAAAAACTTCACTATGATGGGACCAAACTTTATATAAATGGGGCACACAATCTGtcccatttccattgaatttTCAAAACAGGGAAAAATgccaaatatatatttttttaggCATGAAATCCTCACtttcaaaaacatttcaagggagagaaaaacacaaaacaaattcaacCACACACTGAGTAAAATCACTGTCACATCTTCTGCTCTTGGATGATGTTGTCATGGCTACTAGTGCACACAATCACATTCTAAGATTAAAATATTGTACAGACCCTCACAATATGACACATACATCAATTCATAATGTTCTCGTATGTAGCACATCAGCACATCCCTCTTGCCATCAATACCTTCCTCCTCTGTCAACCAAAGAGATAGCTTCCAGTTTGCTTCCACTTTTATTGCCCTACAACTCATCATATTAACTACAGAGCATTCCTGTTAAATAACAGATGTAGTTctaacaaaattttgttccaACAAAGTGCAAATTTGGTCCCAAAGTTTTGTTCAGTTTAGCTATAATTAAATTTcgctataataaaaaaaacctgCCAGCCCCAAGGACTTTGATATAACAGGTGTCATCTGTACATAGAAAGGCTGAAGAATTAATAATGTCTGACCTTTCCAAGTTGAAATCACTGTTTTAAAATGTGGttaacctacatgtacatttccaCTTTCAGGTGGCCACAGGAAATGCCTCCTGATGAGGATGGCTTCCCGCAGTATCCCACAGAGGCAACTTCCAAGGAGCAGCCACCCGTCAGCCATGCCCTACAGCCTCCCCCATCCCGGTACTACTTCCAGCTCCACCAGAGTATGATGCAGCCACCCTGCTCTGGCCCCTCCTCCCCCATGGAGGACTGCCTTCCTCAGGAACCCTCGCACATGGCCACGACCATGGCCCAGAGTGACGGCTCCCACTTCAGGCCATACAGCTTCCAGTCTGCCGCCTCACTCTCATCATCCTGCCTCAACCCTCCGCCACCACAACATTCCATGCCGCATTCGGGTGCGTCGCCCGCGTACAAGCGGCGGAGGTATTCCAGCGCCGTGGCGGAAGACAGCGCGCACAGCGACATCGACGACGAAAAGGACATTGAGACCCTGAGCAAGGACCTGCTGATCCTGCGCAAGCAGAAGCTCGTCTTGGAGAAGGAGAAGTTGGAGATCGAAAAGGAGAAGCTAGTCATAGAGAGGGACATCCTAGACATGCAGCGTGAGCGCCAGTGGCTGCAGCTAGAAAAGGCTCGAGCGGAGCAGCCGAATGCAAGACCATCTGACATGACAGCCAATCACGTGGTCATCAATAAAACAACAGAACATTTGGCCTCTGATTAAGTAAACTCTCGAACAGTACTACACACCTGCGACTTGTGACTTGACACGAGGAGACCAAAGATACTTGCCATAGAAAACGTATGAGTATTACTTTTATATTAAAAGtataaaatcatattaaagTAGAGGTAGAGCTTTCTAAAGTATACCAGGTTGATGTCACAGACTTGTGATTTAACCATTTTGTAATCATTTGTACGAAGTGCTGCCGAAAACTTGGCATTTTATGAACAACAAATATTTTGTACTAGGAAGCAGGTATGCTGTCAAGAAACTGAAATCATTACCACATAATCTGAAAAACTGATAAGCTGACAAAATTGTAATTCAAGTGATTTGCAAATATATACGACATCTTGCACAGGAAACCTCTACTGTTTGAGGGACATATGctactcttttatttttattttttgtaaccTTTTCACTGGctaatcaaaattttaaaaaaagaagaaatcttcTATTGCTACACTATCATCTTGCACCTGATGCATCCCACTTTACAAGGTAAACACTGCCTTCTCTGACTTTGGTACATAAAATGAAAGGCTGTCAACTTTGCAATGACCCTACAAGTACAgtttttgcttatcaaaattttttgttttgtgttttgaaaTAGCATGTTACttatcattttgtatgtttgcCTCCTCTCACATTtgagtatttttcatatcatttgcCAACACCTGCCAAAGTCTAAAACACAAAGGCTTGTATTTGATGTTCTGAGAGCTTCAGAGATTCAAAGAAATCTGTTGATATCATGATAAccctctttcctctttttttttcccccttcctaTTGAGATGTTGTTAACTTGCGCAAGGGCTTATAGTGAAGAtgcttgcattttaaaactACACACGTGTAGGTATTTCAGTTTTTGGCATTAGGTCTCATTTTGGAGGAATATTAGCATCTAAAATTTTGGTACAAATGTACTTCAATTTGAATTACTTCTCACTGTCCTGCTTTATCTTTTCATCAACACAAGCATCTGGCATGCAGGTTATATCCAGCATGTTTAAAGATAATACAAAGTTTTGGtaccctgaatttccttgtcttagtttgtgtttcaggttaaagtacctttcatataactaacactgtgagacttacttgccccaaagtgctctcatgtcttagtaatcatgcaataaggccaaaaaaaaaaaaaaaaggttgtattggcgtaacatgagattttcaaatagggtcggtcgggcggactttttttttttttgctacctccATTTTACGTGTATAACTCGTGCTCGGTAAACAGTTACAACCGCTGCACcgtatgtgctgtgttcatctattctaaaAATCATTTACGAGGCCGATAATACtcgaattataccccttcacagaatttaaagacgttgaaatccctatcctgaatgttttcacttcatattttactattttgacttagataagatagatgcaaattgacccatatgtacgatcttttcatcgcacacggcgatctctattacagtcccacatatacagattcgtgtaagttctccacacaagaaacctatggcaaaactgtgcacaatacattgcagtctgaatgATAAGAGTACgcgtccgtgttggaaacagatgacgtactgaccAAGCGAGGCTATGCGAGGCGCTATATGCTAGcgagatctctccctcgtacatccgatatccccagagccgtttccacttccgggttttttgcgatcgcgatcgcagtCAAGAAGATACTTGATAtcgacagcaaaaaaaaaataacaaaaaaacatagggtcggcggaatttttagggtcgggcgggttacgccaatacaacaattttttttttttttgcctaatggttttgtaccagagccgccgccgtacggccaCGAGGTAGTACACATATTGTACAAACCCATTATTGCATgacaactgcgaccagcagcgtgcagccccatacgcatagctaaatgggatttcgcattgtagcattcaggatcatgacagatgtaGTATCGCGGGTtattatcaacttaaaatccaaa from Diadema setosum chromosome 9, eeDiaSeto1, whole genome shotgun sequence includes the following:
- the LOC140232709 gene encoding uncharacterized protein; the encoded protein is MVPSQVLVSTCKRKRGPNWSEKEKKVLVDEYRKRRHILRPKGPGLTTVVDRETAWDEISTALKVVSGPYIKRDVVDVRKKWDNLCFWAKKCIAEWKDKGSAADSSKRLNGENAPPALALKILSIYQDEWSDIFPNAHVVDGGDVFFVLNNDNPSQAELQLVRSLLYNKINAIVFRPSFYKVCLSLFLRVLVQEERAANYPPDLDNRNDGTGDVYEVIDPQRDDVVKTEEGGDDRWPQEMPPDEDGFPQYPTEATSKEQPPVSHALQPPPSRYYFQLHQSMMQPPCSGPSSPMEDCLPQEPSHMATTMAQSDGSHFRPYSFQSAASLSSSCLNPPPPQHSMPHSGASPAYKRRRYSSAVAEDSAHSDIDDEKDIETLSKDLLILRKQKLVLEKEKLEIEKEKLVIERDILDMQRERQWLQLEKARAEQPNARPSDMTANHVVINKTTEHLASD